In Rosa chinensis cultivar Old Blush chromosome 1, RchiOBHm-V2, whole genome shotgun sequence, a genomic segment contains:
- the LOC112171831 gene encoding 3-ketoacyl-CoA synthase 6 has protein sequence MAPLVSKQCPNSTTPSTFLSKQILSTLSQSLGLLVLILVTSLEALFLLQKRPPIFHFINLSCYTIVFILKPYLSKKTHKVYLVDFSCLKPPSSCKVPFSKFLKNSSMIEGFDSESISFMANILTSSGQSQETYLPPALHHIPPKTHQHEYIKEVHMVLFPIMDDLLAKTKLSPQDIDILIVNCSGFNPSPSLASIVINHYSMRTDIKSFNLSGMGCSAGALSIDLAQNLLQIHRNSYAVVLSTEILSTGWYAGHEKPKLILNCLFRMGSAAILLTNKNQTSKSPKYELFKTLRTQKACDDRAYLSTIREEDSDGKLGVTIKRDLLQVAGETLRENVTVLGSSILPLSEKFWHGVSIIRKRFLNKSEEIYVPNFKRVIEHFCLPASGRPVIREIGKGLKLGDREMEAAVMTLHRFGNQSSSSLWYELAYLEGKERVKKGDKVWQLGMGTGPKCTSLVWKCIRPIEGESKKGPWADCIHQYPFEAHGEGAN, from the coding sequence ATGGCACCTCTAGTTTCTAAGCAATGCCCCAACTCCACCACCCCTTCCACTTTTTTATCAAAGCAGATTCTTTCAACTCTCTCCCAAAGTCTAGGACTTTTGGTGCTCATACTTGTAACATCCCTTGAAGCCTTGTTTCTGCTCCAAAAAAGACCACCCATTTTTCACTTCATTAACCTCTCTTGCTATACCATCGTCTTCATCCTCAAGCCTTACCTCTCCAAAAAGACTCATAAAGTCTACTTGGTAGACTTCTCATGTCTAAAACCACCAAGCTCCTGCAAAGTCCCCTTCTCCAAATTCCTCAAGAACTCCTCCATGATTGAAGGTTTCGACAGTGAAAGCATATCTTTCATGGCCAACATCCTCACTTCTTCGGGCCAAAGCCAAGAGACCTATCTCCCTCCAGCTTTACACCACATTCCTCCCAAAACCCACCAACATGAATACATCAAAGAAGTTCACATGGTCCTTTTCCCCATCATGGATGACCTTTTGGCCAAAACCAAACTCTCCCCTCAAGACATTGACATCCTAATAGTAAATTGTAGCGGTTTCAATCCCTCTCCTTCTCTAGCCTCCATTGTCATTAACCACTACTCCATGAGAACTGACATCAAGAGCTTCAACCTCTCAGGAATGGGATGCAGCGCAGGCGCTCTGAGCATTGATCTGGCTCAAAATCTCCTCCAAATTCACAGGAACTCATACGCCGTTGTTCTCAGCACAGAGATTTTATCGACAGGTTGGTATGCCGGCCATGAAAAACCCAAGTTGATCCTCAACTGCCTCTTCAGAATGGGCAGCGCAGCCATTTTGCtcacaaacaaaaaccaaacatCCAAATCTCCAAAGTACGAACTGTTCAAAACACTCAGAACCCAGAAAGCCTGCGACGACAGAGCTTACCTCTCCACCATTCGAGAAGAAGACTCCGACGGAAAACTCGGCGTCACCATCAAACGTGATCTACTACAAGTCGCCGGCGAGACGCTCCGAGAAAACGTCACCGTTTTGGGGTCGTCAATCCTTCCATTATCTGAGAAATTCTGGCACGGTGTTTCGATAATCAGGAAGAGATTCTTAAACAAGTCTGAGGAGATTTACGTTCCGAATTTCAAGAGAGTGATAGAGCATTTTTGTCTGCCGGCGTCGGGGAGACCGGTGATAAGGGAAATCGGGAAAGGTTTGAAGCTTGGAGATAGGGAAATGGAGGCTGCTGTGATGACGTTGCACAGGTTTGGGAACCAGTCGTCTTCTTCGTTGTGGTATGAATTGGCGTACTTGGAGGGAAAAGAGAGGGTGAAGAAAGGTGACAAGGTTTGGCAGCTTGGGATGGGGACTGGGCCGAAGTGCACTAGTTTGGTTTGGAAGTGTATAAGGCCCATTGAGGGTGAGTCCAAGAAAGGCCCGTGGGCCGATTGCATCCATCAGTATCCATTTGAAGCCCACGGTGAAGGAGCTAATTAG